The Mycolicibacterium flavescens genomic interval GGAAACCGTGAATGTGCCACGGACCGCGCGCACTCGATCGGCCAGACCACGTAAACCGGTTGCGGTTGCGCTGTCCGTGATTTGCGCGCCGCCGCGGCCGTCGTCGAACACCGAGACGTGGAGCTTGTCTTCGATCTCGTCGAGGCGCACCGTCACGATGGCCCGCGAAGCATGTGCGTGCCTGGCGACATTGGTGAGGGACTCGGCGACAACGAAGTACGCGACAGTTTCGGTCTCCTCTGGAATACGCCGCGGTAGGTCAATATCCAGCGTTGTCGGAACGGCGGCTCGATGTACCACCGCTGAGAGCGCGGCGTCCAGCCCTCGGTCGGAAAGGATCGTCGGGGCGATACCACGCACGACGTTGCGGAGTTCCAGCATCGCGTTTTTCGCGTCATCCTGGGCCTCTGCGATCAACGCCTTGGCAGCAGACGGGTCGTTGTCGAACTTGGTCTGTGCGAGGCCGATCGTCATCGCCAGCGAGACGAGGCGTGGCTGCACACTGTCGTGCAGGTCGCGCTCGATTCGGCGTCGCTCGGCGTGCGCCGATGAGACCGCTCCCATTCTGGCATCGGCGAGGGCGTTGACCTCGTCTTGCAACATCGTGGTTGGCGACGACGAGAGCAGCCAGCGGTCGAGTTGGGCGTCGAGGATGGGCGCAAAGACCACAATCGCTGCGGCGACCGCCAACGCGACCACGGCCAGCGGCCACGCCAGCGCCGGGGACAGGGAGTACAGGCCGGCGTCGTCGTCACTGTGACTGACGGCGATAGCCGCTGCCGGTGCCAGAAATCCGAACGCCAACAGTACGAATGCCAGGCCACCGGCGAGTAAGTCGTAGACCATCCGGAGAAGGTGATGCGCGCAGCCCTTCCAGAACTGAGCACTGCTGAGATCGAGCCACAATTGGTGGGCCCAGCGCTCAAAGCCCTTGTAAGGGGACCATTTTCGCGGCGGTGCGGGGATATTCATGCCGAATACGGCTTCGCTTCGCAGACGCTCCAGCCACTGCGCGCCGCGCATCAGATACACGAATGCGACCACGGCGACCAAAAGCCCGACCACCGATGGAATTGTCGCGATACCGACCAGCACGAGCATGCTCGGTAACCACAGCCAAACGATGGCGAGCACCGCGCCTACGATCAGCGACGCGCTGGGTAGGATACCGATCCGCCGACGCGCTGTTGGCGAGGTCGTATCAGCCGGGACCGGCTTGACCTCTGGATTCATGACTGTGACCACACCATCAACGTACGGAACGCCGAGGTGGGCCGAAACGGCGTTGACCCGACCAATTAGGGGGGGTTAACCCCCACATCGCCTCGCTGTGAGCGCACCGCAGCTGCCCTCCACCTTACGCCGGGAGGATAACCCGGCACGTCGCCGTAGTACCGTCCAATCGTGCTCGATTTGGCCTACGAAGACCGCGGCGACGGAGATCCGGTCCTGTTCATCACGGGTCAAGGTGGCCTCGGACGCACATGGGATATCCATCAGGTGCCGGCGTTCCGTGCAGCGGGTTACCGCGTCATCACATTCGATAACAGGGGGGTCGGCGCAACCGCAAATGCCGAGGGATTCACGACGGCGACCATGGTTGCCGACACCGCGAATCTGATTGAGAAGCTGAGTATTGCCCCCGTTCGGATCGTGGCCACCTCGATGGGCTCGTATATCGCCCAAGAACTGATGCTTGCCCGGCCCGATCTGGTGACTGAGGCAGCATTGATGGCCACGCGCGGACGTCACGACCGGGCGCGCGAGTTTTTCCGCGTGGCCGAACGCGAATTCGTCGATGCCGGTATAGAGCTTCCGCCCCGTTACGCGGCGAAACTGCGCTTACTCGAGAACTTCTCGCCGAAGACCTTGAACGACGACAGAATCGTTGGCGACTGGATCGATACCTTCACGATGTGGCCGACGAAGCCGACTCCCGGGGTTCGCGCCCAGTATGGGGTGGCGCCAGAAACCGATCGATTGCGTGTCTACAGGGTGATCACGACGCCGGTGCTGGTACTGGGATTCGCCGACGACCTCGTGATGCCGCCGTATTTGGGCGCCGAGGTGGCCGCCGCTTTCCCGAACGGACGGTACCTCGAAATCGCGGACGCCGGCCACCTGGGCTTTCTCGAGCGCCCCGAGGTGGTGAAC includes:
- the nreB_1 gene encoding signal transduction histidine kinase; this encodes MNPEVKPVPADTTSPTARRRIGILPSASLIVGAVLAIVWLWLPSMLVLVGIATIPSVVGLLVAVVAFVYLMRGAQWLERLRSEAVFGMNIPAPPRKWSPYKGFERWAHQLWLDLSSAQFWKGCAHHLLRMVYDLLAGGLAFVLLAFGFLAPAAAIAVSHSDDDAGLYSLSPALAWPLAVVALAVAAAIVVFAPILDAQLDRWLLSSSPTTMLQDEVNALADARMGAVSSAHAERRRIERDLHDSVQPRLVSLAMTIGLAQTKFDNDPSAAKALIAEAQDDAKNAMLELRNVVRGIAPTILSDRGLDAALSAVVHRAAVPTTLDIDLPRRIPEETETVAYFVVAESLTNVARHAHASRAIVTVRLDEIEDKLHVSVFDDGRGGAQITDSATATGLRGLADRVRAVRGTFTVSSPVTGSTTVTAVLPCAS
- the bpoC_2 gene encoding alpha/beta hydrolase; this encodes MLDLAYEDRGDGDPVLFITGQGGLGRTWDIHQVPAFRAAGYRVITFDNRGVGATANAEGFTTATMVADTANLIEKLSIAPVRIVATSMGSYIAQELMLARPDLVTEAALMATRGRHDRAREFFRVAEREFVDAGIELPPRYAAKLRLLENFSPKTLNDDRIVGDWIDTFTMWPTKPTPGVRAQYGVAPETDRLRVYRVITTPVLVLGFADDLVMPPYLGAEVAAAFPNGRYLEIADAGHLGFLERPEVVNSAILDFFADAGR